The Myxocyprinus asiaticus isolate MX2 ecotype Aquarium Trade chromosome 39, UBuf_Myxa_2, whole genome shotgun sequence genome window below encodes:
- the tlcd5a gene encoding TLC domain-containing protein 5a produces MSPLVLAVGACLAGWVALYALLCYTNGSCSYEWNCRLVTLFHGILAVCITAYIGYIDGPWPFTYPGTKNTPLQITAMVVSLGYFIFDMAWCVYFRTEGLVMLAHHTMSILGIMLTLWLGESGIESCAVLFGSEITNPLLQTRWFLKHSGRYDSFLGDVVDVLFVLLFVFMRIFVGGSMLYCELISPRPKFIIKCGGVAMYVLSWVFMADIARFAYRKSQSKYQLWMNQQRMAGVNRQDVKRD; encoded by the exons ATGTCACCGTTGGTGTTGGCAGTCGGAGCGTGCTTAGCTGGGTGGGTCGCTCTGTATGCTTTGCTGTGTTACACTAATGGCTCTTGTAGCTATGAATGGAACTGTCGTCTAGTTACACTATTCCATGGCATCCTTGCAGTCTGTATAACTGCTTACATTGGATACATAGATGGACCATGGCCTTTCACCTACCCAG GTACAAAGAACACCCCTCTGCAGATCACTGCCATGGTGGTCAGTCTGGGCTACTTCATCTTTGACATGGCCTGGTGTGTGTACTTCCGTACAGAAGGCCTGGTGATGCTTGCCCATCACACCATGAGCATCTTGGGTATAATGCTAACACTGTGGCTGGGTGAGTCGGGTATTGAGTCCTGCGCAGTGCTGTTTGGCAGTGAGATCACTAACCCCCTCCTCCAGACTCGTTGGTTCTTGAAACACTCTGGCCGCTATGACAGCTTCCTTGGAGATGTGGTGGATGttctgtttgtgctgttgtttgtgTTCATGCGGATATTCGTTGGTGGCAGCATGCTGTACTGTGAGCTGATCTCTCCGAGACCCAAGTTCATCATTAAATGTGGTGGTGTGGCCATGTACGTCCTGTCTTGGGTGTTTATGGCTGACATTGCCCGTTTCGCATACCGCAAATCCCAGTCCAAATACCAGCTCTGGAtgaatcaacagagaatggcaggTGTCAACAGGCAGGATGTGAAGAGAGACTGA